A genomic segment from Glycine soja cultivar W05 chromosome 18, ASM419377v2, whole genome shotgun sequence encodes:
- the LOC114394469 gene encoding uncharacterized protein LOC114394469 — MAVANLQRLSSQAHRLPSLSFFSKSLIYRRTSSSTKKVADRIVRLSAIDFVGKKHEVVGLAGQTLLKALINTGLVDPESHRLEEIDACAAHCEVNIAQEWLDKLPPRSYDEEYVLVRNSRARALNKHSRLGCQVLLDHDLEGMVVALPEPRPWDTS; from the coding sequence ATGGCAGTCGCGAATCTGCAGAGACTGTCCTCGCAAGCGCACCGCCTCCCCTCCCTCTCGTTCTTCTCCAAATCCCTGATCTACCGCCGCACCTCCTCTTCCACGAAGAAGGTCGCCGACCGCATCGTACGGCTCTCGGCGATCGACTTCGTGGGAAAGAAGCACGAGGTGGTGGGCCTGGCCGGCCAGACCTTGCTGAAGGCCCTGATCAACACGGGCCTGGTCGACCCGGAGTCCCACCGCCTCGAGGAGATCGACGCCTGCGCGGCCCACTGCGAGGTCAACATTGCCCAGGAGTGGCTCGACAAGCTCCCCCCTCGCTCCTACGACGAGGAGTACGTCCTCGTCCGCAATTCCCGAGCCAGAGCCCTCAACAAGCACTCCAGGCTCGGATGCCAGGTCCTCCTCGACCACGACCTCGAAGGTATGGTCGTTGCTCTCCCCGAACCTAGGCCCTGGGACACTTCCTAA